In the Octadecabacter sp. SW4 genome, one interval contains:
- a CDS encoding DUF2244 domain-containing protein, whose translation MPVEWITPPDTPDSPRAELHLWPYRSLLRRDFVIFIAGTATLVTLPLLAVIGSPVLWALLPFLAAMIAGVWLALNRSYRDGELLEELRIWDDRATLTRHTPRKPTQTWEANPHWIRVELHEGGGPVPFYLTLKGGPREVEIGAFLSEDERRALYGDLRRAFTNP comes from the coding sequence ATGCCGGTCGAATGGATCACCCCGCCCGACACCCCCGATTCGCCACGGGCCGAATTGCACCTTTGGCCCTACCGGTCGCTACTCCGCCGTGATTTCGTGATCTTCATTGCCGGCACGGCCACGCTGGTGACACTCCCCCTGCTCGCGGTGATCGGCTCGCCGGTGCTTTGGGCGCTGCTACCGTTTCTGGCTGCCATGATCGCCGGAGTCTGGCTCGCGCTGAACCGCAGCTACCGCGACGGTGAACTGCTCGAGGAACTGCGCATCTGGGATGACCGGGCGACGCTGACCCGCCATACCCCGCGCAAGCCCACCCAAACCTGGGAGGCAAATCCCCACTGGATTCGCGTTGAACTGCACGAGGGCGGTGGCCCCGTCCCTTTTTACCTCACGCTCAAGGGCGGCCCGCGCGAGGTCGAAATCGGCGCCTTCCTGTCCGAGGACGAACGCCGCGCGCTTTACGGCGACCTGCGACGCGCCTTTACCAATCCTTGA
- a CDS encoding DMT family transporter: protein MTARSIPTRTWIELALLGVIWGGSFLAIRLALNEVGFVTSVAHRVFWAALILWGYVAVARLPVPRDPRIWIAFFVMGLLNNVIPFSLMAWGQLHIPTGLTSVFNAGTAIFGALLAALLLADERLTLRKSIGIGLGFAGVAVAIGLESLRDFDIRSLAQLAVITGTVSYAFASIWARLRLTGLAPQVAAAGMLTGSSLVMVPAALLMDGAPRFDIGWQAVAAIAYYVIFATAGAYLLYYRILAAAGAGNTMIVTLLIPPVSIVLGALVLDEVLSPNVYAGLALLALGLIVLDGRLLRRKSAPSPSGP, encoded by the coding sequence ATGACAGCCCGCAGCATCCCGACCCGCACATGGATCGAACTCGCCCTACTCGGGGTGATCTGGGGCGGCAGTTTCCTTGCGATCCGACTGGCCCTGAACGAGGTCGGCTTTGTCACATCCGTGGCGCATCGCGTGTTCTGGGCGGCGTTGATCCTGTGGGGCTATGTCGCCGTGGCCCGCCTGCCGGTGCCGCGCGACCCGCGCATCTGGATCGCCTTCTTCGTCATGGGGCTGCTTAACAATGTGATCCCCTTTTCCTTGATGGCATGGGGACAGCTGCATATCCCCACCGGGCTGACATCGGTGTTCAACGCAGGCACGGCAATCTTTGGCGCGCTGCTTGCCGCACTCCTGCTGGCGGATGAACGGCTGACCTTGCGCAAATCCATCGGCATCGGGCTCGGCTTTGCAGGGGTCGCCGTCGCCATCGGGCTGGAGTCACTGCGCGATTTTGATATCCGCAGCCTTGCGCAACTGGCGGTGATCACCGGGACAGTATCCTATGCCTTTGCCAGCATCTGGGCGCGGCTGCGTCTGACGGGGCTGGCTCCGCAGGTCGCGGCGGCAGGCATGCTGACGGGATCGTCACTGGTGATGGTCCCCGCAGCGCTGCTGATGGATGGCGCGCCGCGCTTTGATATCGGCTGGCAGGCAGTCGCAGCGATTGCCTATTACGTGATCTTTGCCACGGCAGGCGCATATTTGCTCTATTACCGCATCCTGGCGGCAGCCGGTGCGGGTAACACGATGATCGTTACCCTGCTGATTCCGCCGGTGTCGATCGTGCTGGGCGCGCTCGTGCTTGACGAGGTGCTGTCACCCAACGTTTACGCCGGGCTGGCGCTGCTTGCGCTTGGGTTGATCGTGTTGGACGGGCGATTGCTACGCCGCAAATCCGCTCCTAGCCCAAGCGGTCCTTGA
- a CDS encoding GatB/YqeY domain-containing protein, translating to MDMRERVSTALKEAMKAKDADRLSTLRLINAAIKDREIAARGTGDDDTVTDDDVLGILGKMVKQRQESARAYEEGGRLELAEKEQSEIGIIEEFLPRQLDEGETAAAIDAAIAKVEAQSVRDMGKVMGILKKKYTGQMDFGRVGPMVKDRLG from the coding sequence ATGGATATGCGCGAACGGGTCTCAACCGCCCTGAAAGAGGCGATGAAGGCAAAAGATGCCGACCGCCTGTCGACACTTCGTTTGATCAATGCCGCCATCAAGGACCGTGAAATCGCCGCCCGTGGCACGGGGGATGACGATACGGTCACGGATGATGACGTGCTGGGGATCCTTGGCAAAATGGTCAAGCAGCGTCAGGAAAGCGCGCGCGCCTATGAAGAGGGCGGACGGCTGGAACTGGCGGAAAAAGAGCAATCGGAAATCGGGATCATTGAGGAATTCCTGCCCCGCCAGCTGGACGAGGGCGAAACTGCCGCCGCGATTGACGCCGCGATTGCGAAGGTCGAGGCGCAAAGCGTGCGCGACATGGGCAAGGTCATGGGGATTTTGAAAAAGAAATACACCGGTCAGATGGACTTTGGCCGTGTTGGCCCGATGGTCAAGGACCGCTTGGGCTAG
- the carA gene encoding glutamine-hydrolyzing carbamoyl-phosphate synthase small subunit yields MTSQSSKPTACLVLADGTVFYGKGFGAKGQTTAELCFNTAMTGYQEIMTDPSYAGQVVTFTFPHIGNTGVTPEDDETADPVAAGMVVKWDPTQSSNWRATEELTVWLERRGRIGIGGVDTRRLTRAIRQQGAPHVALAHDPEGHFDLDALVKAARGFAGLEGLDLAKDVTCAQSYHWNEMRWAWPEGYKPQNAPKHKVVAIDYGAKRNILRCLASAGCDVTVLPATATAQDVLALNPDGVFLSNGPGDPAATGVYAVPMIKHVLNTTDLPVFGICLGHQMLALALGAKTIKMNHGHHGANHPVKDYDTNKVEITSMNHGFTVDSQTLPAGVRETHVSLFDGSNCGIAMADRPVFSVQYHPEASPGPMDSYYLFERFAAAMAARDA; encoded by the coding sequence ATGACCAGTCAATCCAGCAAACCCACGGCCTGCCTTGTTCTGGCAGATGGCACGGTGTTCTACGGCAAGGGATTTGGGGCAAAAGGGCAAACAACCGCTGAATTGTGCTTTAACACCGCCATGACCGGCTATCAGGAAATCATGACCGACCCGTCCTATGCCGGTCAGGTTGTGACATTTACCTTTCCCCATATCGGCAATACCGGCGTCACCCCCGAGGACGATGAAACAGCCGATCCTGTCGCCGCGGGCATGGTCGTCAAATGGGACCCGACCCAATCCAGCAACTGGCGCGCCACCGAAGAACTGACCGTCTGGCTGGAACGGCGCGGACGCATCGGCATCGGCGGTGTTGATACCCGCCGCCTGACCCGGGCAATCCGCCAGCAGGGTGCGCCGCATGTGGCACTGGCCCATGATCCCGAAGGTCATTTCGATCTGGACGCTCTGGTCAAGGCCGCGCGTGGTTTTGCAGGGCTTGAAGGGCTTGATCTGGCCAAGGACGTGACCTGCGCCCAATCCTACCACTGGAACGAAATGCGCTGGGCCTGGCCCGAAGGCTACAAGCCCCAGAACGCCCCCAAACACAAGGTCGTCGCCATTGATTACGGCGCGAAACGCAACATTCTGCGCTGTCTTGCCAGCGCGGGGTGCGATGTGACGGTGCTGCCCGCGACAGCCACCGCCCAAGACGTGCTGGCACTGAACCCCGACGGTGTTTTCCTGTCCAACGGCCCCGGCGATCCGGCGGCGACGGGCGTTTATGCCGTGCCGATGATCAAGCACGTCCTGAACACGACCGACCTGCCGGTTTTCGGGATTTGCCTTGGGCATCAGATGCTTGCGCTGGCACTGGGGGCCAAGACCATCAAGATGAACCACGGCCATCACGGCGCCAACCACCCGGTCAAGGACTATGACACCAACAAGGTGGAAATCACCAGCATGAACCACGGGTTCACCGTGGACAGCCAGACCCTGCCCGCAGGTGTGCGCGAAACCCATGTGTCGCTGTTTGACGGCTCCAACTGCGGCATCGCGATGGCCGACCGGCCAGTATTTTCGGTACAATATCACCCCGAAGCCAGCCCCGGTCCGATGGACAGCTACTATCTTTTTGAACGGTTTGCCGCTGCAATGGCCGCGCGCGACGCTTAA
- a CDS encoding glycosyltransferase: protein MALKSDTSVGHAHANTPAPNRAARLAQPLTVGDVLQAKGLISARRLMQETERANHAAVRVADVLRNRLNLPANTLARAEAEAAKTTLVDPTREQIDRRLVHKLGVAVCLKHGLLPLRNTGGSTLVLTTRPDLFPRHRDALRVLFGPVRMAVTSEPLLHKAIKQACDMPLIRHAESRVPAAQSCRTWNRRAARNIGLAAVFALLAAALHWPAATFGLLSVWAVLTLVLNTALKATAGVMHLRAREPRETPANPTPARLPIVTILVPLFHEQDVARALIGRLSALDYPRELLDVCLILEEDDHMTRAAVARATLPPWIRPIMVPYGLLKTKPRALNYALNFARGTIIGVYDAEDAPAPDQIRKVVERFAQRGPQVACLQGVLDFYDYETNWLSRCFAVEYATWFRVMLPGLQRLGLAIPLGGTTLFMRRAVLEELGGWDAHNVTEDADLGIRLARHGYRTELIASVTEEEPNARVWPWVKQRSRWLKGYAITYGVHMRNPKKSWRELGAWRFFGVQLLFAGTLSQFTLAPVLWSFWLVALGLPHPLAGVLPTWAFWSLGGVFFMSELINIAVAMVAVKSARKPRLLKWTPTLHVYFPLAAIAAYKGVLELATQPFYWDKTEHGVLGGPDAAATLPPRPSRHPVSGG, encoded by the coding sequence ATGGCACTGAAATCAGACACATCCGTGGGCCATGCCCACGCCAATACACCTGCGCCAAACCGCGCAGCAAGGCTGGCACAACCCCTGACGGTGGGGGATGTGTTGCAGGCAAAGGGGCTTATCTCTGCGCGTCGTTTGATGCAGGAGACCGAGCGTGCAAATCACGCGGCAGTGCGGGTCGCGGATGTGCTGCGCAACCGCTTGAACCTGCCCGCCAACACCCTTGCTCGCGCCGAAGCCGAGGCGGCGAAAACCACGCTGGTCGATCCGACCCGTGAACAGATAGACCGACGGTTGGTTCATAAACTGGGGGTTGCTGTCTGCCTCAAACACGGGCTTTTGCCACTGCGCAATACTGGCGGCAGCACGCTGGTGCTGACCACGCGCCCCGATCTTTTCCCGCGTCACCGTGATGCGCTGCGCGTTTTGTTTGGCCCCGTGCGCATGGCCGTCACCAGCGAACCACTGCTGCACAAGGCGATCAAGCAGGCCTGCGATATGCCACTGATCCGGCACGCAGAATCGCGTGTGCCCGCCGCCCAAAGCTGCCGCACATGGAACCGCCGCGCGGCGCGAAATATCGGGTTGGCGGCCGTGTTTGCACTGCTCGCCGCGGCGCTGCACTGGCCAGCCGCTACCTTTGGCCTGCTTAGCGTCTGGGCAGTGCTGACGCTGGTCCTCAACACCGCGCTCAAGGCCACGGCTGGGGTGATGCATCTGCGCGCCCGCGAACCTCGGGAAACCCCGGCCAACCCGACACCCGCCCGCCTGCCCATCGTCACAATCCTTGTGCCACTGTTCCACGAACAGGACGTGGCGCGCGCGCTGATCGGGCGGCTATCGGCCCTGGATTATCCCCGTGAACTGCTGGATGTCTGCCTGATCCTTGAAGAAGACGATCACATGACCCGTGCCGCCGTGGCCCGCGCCACCCTGCCGCCGTGGATCAGGCCGATCATGGTGCCTTATGGCCTGCTGAAGACCAAACCGCGCGCCCTGAATTACGCGCTGAATTTTGCCCGCGGCACGATCATTGGCGTCTATGACGCCGAAGATGCCCCCGCCCCTGACCAGATCCGCAAGGTCGTGGAGCGGTTCGCCCAACGCGGCCCGCAGGTGGCCTGCCTGCAGGGCGTGCTTGATTTTTATGATTACGAAACCAACTGGCTGTCGCGCTGTTTTGCCGTTGAATACGCCACCTGGTTCCGGGTGATGCTGCCCGGCCTACAACGGCTGGGACTGGCCATTCCGCTGGGTGGCACGACCCTGTTCATGCGGCGCGCGGTTCTCGAGGAATTGGGCGGCTGGGATGCCCATAACGTGACCGAGGACGCGGATCTTGGTATTCGTCTTGCACGACACGGGTATCGCACCGAACTGATCGCCTCGGTGACCGAAGAAGAGCCAAATGCCCGCGTCTGGCCCTGGGTCAAGCAACGCTCGCGCTGGCTCAAGGGGTATGCGATCACTTACGGGGTTCATATGCGCAACCCAAAGAAATCGTGGCGTGAACTCGGGGCGTGGCGGTTCTTTGGTGTGCAACTTTTGTTCGCGGGAACGCTCTCACAATTCACCCTTGCGCCGGTCTTGTGGTCGTTCTGGCTGGTCGCCCTAGGTCTGCCCCATCCGCTGGCCGGCGTATTGCCAACCTGGGCCTTCTGGAGCTTGGGGGGCGTGTTTTTCATGTCGGAACTGATCAATATCGCCGTGGCAATGGTGGCCGTCAAAAGCGCCCGAAAACCCCGCCTGCTGAAATGGACGCCCACGCTGCATGTCTACTTCCCGCTTGCCGCCATCGCCGCCTATAAGGGCGTGCTGGAACTGGCGACCCAGCCATTTTACTGGGACAAAACCGAACATGGCGTGCTGGGCGGGCCTGACGCTGCGGCTACTCTGCCGCCTCGACCTTCTCGGCATCCAGTTTCAGGCGGGTGA
- a CDS encoding GntR family transcriptional regulator, translating into MTDQTTPQKDAYALILEAIDTGLYRPGDRLVENELADRFGVSRTPIREALQRLETQSLLTRDGRSLIVASLDHNQLAELYVVRGELEGLAARLAARHANPEEVRVLRDMLEADRALVDDPAALSRANKRFHKQIHLASHNRFLVQQLDLVHRSMALLATTSLAAEGRPEGTLEEHAAIVAAIEAGDGEAAAAALRDHISKAFVTRLKLDAEKVEAAE; encoded by the coding sequence ATGACTGACCAAACCACCCCGCAAAAAGATGCATACGCCCTGATCCTCGAGGCGATTGATACAGGTCTTTACCGCCCTGGTGACCGGCTGGTCGAGAACGAGCTGGCGGATCGTTTCGGTGTGTCGCGCACGCCTATTCGCGAGGCATTACAACGGCTTGAGACCCAAAGCCTGCTGACACGTGACGGCCGGTCATTGATCGTTGCGTCGCTGGATCACAACCAGTTGGCCGAACTGTATGTGGTGCGCGGCGAGTTGGAGGGGCTGGCGGCCCGTCTGGCGGCGCGTCATGCCAACCCCGAGGAAGTGCGTGTCCTGCGTGATATGCTTGAGGCGGATCGCGCTTTGGTGGATGATCCTGCCGCGCTAAGCCGTGCCAACAAGCGGTTTCACAAGCAGATCCATCTGGCCAGCCACAACCGGTTTCTGGTGCAGCAGCTTGATCTGGTGCATCGTTCGATGGCCTTGCTGGCGACTACATCCTTGGCGGCCGAGGGGCGCCCCGAAGGGACGCTTGAAGAACACGCCGCCATTGTCGCCGCGATCGAGGCCGGCGATGGCGAGGCGGCGGCGGCGGCCCTGCGCGATCACATTTCAAAGGCCTTTGTCACCCGCCTGAAACTGGATGCCGAGAAGGTCGAGGCGGCAGAGTAG
- a CDS encoding pyrimidine 5'-nucleotidase: protein MVAASFAHVRAWVFDLDNTLYPPSARLFDQIEVRMTAWVQSALGVDATRADHLRDHYWRKYGTTLAGLMAEHGVDPGPYLGAVHDIDLSHLEKAPDLAARIRALPGRRIVYTNGSEPYAQRVLAARGLDGLFDAVYGVEHAGYRPKPEQAAFEAVFALDGLDARQGAMFEDDTRNLAAPHAMGMRTVHVAPAPFLADHIHHHTEDLTAFLSQLV from the coding sequence ATGGTTGCCGCATCCTTTGCCCATGTGCGTGCCTGGGTCTTTGATCTGGACAACACGCTTTATCCGCCCAGCGCCCGTCTGTTTGACCAGATCGAGGTGCGCATGACCGCATGGGTGCAATCCGCGCTTGGCGTCGATGCGACGCGCGCCGATCACCTGCGCGACCACTATTGGCGCAAATATGGCACGACACTGGCAGGACTGATGGCCGAGCACGGTGTCGATCCAGGCCCCTATCTGGGTGCGGTCCACGATATTGATCTGTCCCACCTTGAAAAAGCCCCCGATCTGGCCGCCCGTATCCGCGCCCTGCCCGGGCGGCGCATCGTCTATACCAACGGCAGCGAACCCTATGCGCAGCGCGTGCTGGCAGCACGCGGTCTGGATGGGCTTTTTGATGCGGTTTACGGTGTTGAACACGCCGGTTACCGCCCCAAACCCGAACAGGCCGCATTCGAAGCGGTCTTTGCCCTAGACGGCTTGGATGCGCGACAGGGCGCGATGTTCGAGGACGACACCCGCAACCTTGCCGCGCCACATGCGATGGGAATGCGCACGGTGCATGTGGCGCCTGCGCCCTTTCTGGCCGATCACATCCATCACCACACCGAAGATCTGACCGCCTTCTTGTCGCAGCTGGTCTGA
- a CDS encoding UbiH/UbiF family hydroxylase: MERQDTDILISGGGVAGLTAAAAFGSAGFRVICVDPAPPVTDETAAGADLRTTAFLQPARDLLDRAGLWDRLAPFAAPLQIMRIVDAGGDAPDARVTRDFNAADISDAPFGWNLSNWLLRREMAARLAELDTVDFRAGVGFKSLLTREGEALVTLSNGAQVRAQLVIAADGRDSPVRQAVGIDVKTTRYGQKAVTFAVTHEAPHNNVSTEVHRTGGPFTLVPLPDLDGKPCSAVVWMESGPEALRLAALQAADFEAAATTRSAGTYGPLTLASRRMVWPIISQRAARMSCERVALVAEAAHVVPPIGAQGLNMSLADMTCLLDLAVASPSTLGDRKMLDAYHARRHPEVVLRVKGVDALNRASIAGSPMLRDLRAKGIEALYSVAPLRKTLMQMGLGASSQSGSHNT, translated from the coding sequence ATGGAACGGCAAGACACTGATATCCTGATTTCCGGCGGCGGTGTCGCTGGGCTGACCGCAGCGGCCGCCTTTGGCAGCGCCGGGTTCCGCGTGATCTGTGTTGATCCTGCGCCGCCCGTCACGGATGAAACGGCTGCAGGCGCCGATCTGCGCACCACGGCATTTCTGCAACCAGCGCGCGATTTGCTGGACCGCGCGGGGCTGTGGGATCGCCTTGCACCCTTTGCTGCGCCGTTGCAGATCATGCGGATCGTCGATGCGGGCGGCGATGCGCCCGATGCCCGCGTCACCCGCGATTTCAACGCCGCCGATATTTCCGACGCACCCTTCGGGTGGAACCTGTCCAACTGGCTGCTGCGCCGCGAGATGGCCGCGCGGTTGGCTGAACTTGATACGGTCGATTTCCGCGCCGGCGTCGGCTTCAAGTCCCTGCTGACCCGCGAGGGCGAGGCCCTGGTGACCCTGTCCAATGGCGCGCAGGTCCGCGCGCAGCTGGTCATTGCGGCTGACGGACGTGACAGCCCCGTGCGTCAGGCCGTGGGAATTGACGTGAAAACAACGCGCTACGGGCAAAAAGCGGTGACATTCGCCGTTACCCACGAAGCCCCCCACAACAATGTATCAACCGAAGTGCACCGCACCGGCGGCCCTTTTACGCTGGTCCCCTTGCCCGACCTCGATGGCAAGCCCTGTTCTGCCGTGGTCTGGATGGAAAGCGGCCCCGAAGCGCTGCGATTGGCGGCGTTGCAAGCGGCCGATTTCGAGGCGGCCGCCACCACACGATCTGCGGGAACCTATGGCCCGCTCACCCTCGCCTCGCGCCGCATGGTCTGGCCGATCATCAGCCAGCGGGCCGCCCGCATGTCGTGCGAACGGGTCGCTCTTGTGGCCGAGGCCGCGCATGTGGTCCCGCCCATCGGCGCGCAGGGGCTGAACATGTCGCTGGCCGATATGACCTGCCTGCTGGATCTGGCTGTGGCCAGCCCCTCCACCCTTGGGGATCGCAAGATGCTGGACGCCTATCACGCACGCCGCCACCCCGAGGTCGTGCTGCGCGTCAAAGGTGTCGATGCCCTCAACCGCGCGTCAATCGCCGGGTCGCCAATGCTGCGCGACCTGCGCGCCAAGGGCATAGAGGCGCTTTATTCCGTCGCCCCCCTGCGCAAGACACTGATGCAAATGGGCCTTGGTGCCTCAAGCCAAAGTGGGAGTCACAATACCTGA